One Candidatus Sulfurimonas baltica DNA segment encodes these proteins:
- a CDS encoding FxsA family protein, with protein MIYFVIYLFLEVLISVNISSAIGGLATFFEIILSAFFGISILINFRKTLAENMTAVSYSCIDLEQFQRLNLFTILGGILLIIPGFLTDILGVLLQFSAFTTMAVNRYNVKSGKCKTNFETKNIKKDTNVIDVEIISDNSSIK; from the coding sequence ATGATATATTTTGTAATATATCTATTTTTAGAAGTACTAATCTCTGTAAATATTTCATCTGCTATTGGCGGTTTGGCGACATTTTTTGAAATAATATTAAGTGCTTTTTTTGGTATATCTATTTTAATAAATTTTAGAAAAACATTAGCTGAAAATATGACAGCAGTCTCTTACAGCTGTATAGACTTAGAACAATTTCAAAGATTAAATCTTTTTACAATACTTGGCGGTATTTTACTAATAATACCAGGGTTTTTAACAGATATACTTGGTGTATTATTACAATTTAGTGCTTTTACTACTATGGCGGTTAATCGTTATAATGTAAAATCAGGAAAGTGTAAAACAAATTTTGAAACTAAAAATATAAAAAAGGATACAAATGTCATCGATGTTGAAATTATTAGCGATAACAGTTCTATTAAGTAG
- a CDS encoding NAD(P)/FAD-dependent oxidoreductase, with translation MKTYDYIIIGAGSAGCNMAHSLQRNGKKVAVIDRYGIAQGASGAAGAFLSPLPGKKNQYNSFINQALDFSINFYEKLIPNEIDKKGVLRVENDNFDKQKLEENALSYKHILSKELHEISNNFRDIDGYFYENAAIVNPLTVCTKLLENCDFYKKNVKELTKEDDYYIFDDIKANNIILAQGGSTSLVKTPYMYITHVFGLKIDVKTTTKIPFNIHKSISVSTNKSDGTVAIGATQIRHFATNEIECYTTCDKCGLYVDIEDEQIESLLTQANELIKLEDLEVVKSFKGARATIKSYFPVIGKAVDFSGSLEKHPSIKNGTKIPAESLEYHDNVYIINALGSRGFVLGPYLAEVLTENILNNKEIPKEVSTLKLFYKTARK, from the coding sequence ATGAAAACATATGACTATATAATAATTGGAGCTGGCAGTGCAGGATGTAATATGGCTCATTCTCTGCAACGAAATGGAAAAAAAGTAGCTGTAATTGATAGATACGGAATTGCCCAAGGTGCAAGTGGTGCTGCAGGTGCTTTCCTATCCCCTCTTCCTGGAAAAAAAAACCAATACAATTCATTTATAAACCAAGCACTTGATTTTTCTATAAACTTTTATGAAAAACTAATTCCTAATGAGATTGATAAAAAAGGTGTCCTAAGAGTTGAAAACGATAATTTTGACAAACAAAAGCTTGAAGAAAATGCTTTGTCATATAAGCATATACTGAGCAAAGAACTTCATGAAATATCAAATAATTTTAGAGATATAGATGGATATTTTTATGAAAATGCTGCTATCGTTAATCCTCTAACAGTATGTACAAAACTATTAGAAAATTGTGATTTTTATAAGAAAAATGTTAAAGAATTAACAAAAGAAGATGATTATTATATATTTGATGATATTAAAGCAAATAATATTATTTTAGCCCAAGGTGGAAGCACTTCTTTGGTTAAAACTCCTTACATGTACATAACTCATGTATTTGGTCTCAAGATAGATGTTAAAACTACAACAAAGATTCCTTTTAACATACATAAATCAATCTCTGTCTCAACAAACAAAAGCGATGGAACTGTTGCTATTGGTGCAACTCAGATAAGACACTTTGCTACAAATGAGATAGAGTGTTACACAACTTGCGATAAGTGCGGACTCTATGTTGATATTGAAGATGAGCAAATAGAGTCTCTTCTAACTCAAGCTAATGAGCTGATAAAACTAGAAGACCTAGAAGTAGTAAAAAGCTTTAAAGGGGCACGTGCCACTATAAAAAGCTACTTTCCAGTAATTGGTAAAGCAGTTGATTTTAGTGGGTCATTAGAAAAACATCCATCCATAAAAAATGGAACTAAAATACCAGCTGAGTCTTTGGAGTATCATGATAATGTTTATATAATAAATGCGCTTGGTTCAAGAGGTTTTGTACTAGGTCCTTATTTGGCAGAGGTATTAACTGAAAATATTTTGAACAATAAAGAGATACCAAAAGAGGTATCTACTTTAAAGCTTTTTTATAAAACAGCAAGAAAATAA
- a CDS encoding polyprenyl synthetase family protein codes for MHRVEDEIARLIKEIDYDEVTRLFEMLSGGKRLRAKLILKIASSSPQAPLLAAIVELIHAASLLHDDVIDESNLRRGIPSVNATDGSKTAVMLGDILYSKAFTELVSFDKDVARVIASSVTALSKGEMMDVKMADEFNSDEETYLDMLYLKTATLIEAASEASAILVGKDASSHALYGRNLGLSFQIIDDILDITADAATIGKPAMNDYVEGKCTLPYIYLYKLLDAGDKKRLISLHAQPLNEEDTTWIKMKMSEHKTIEKSFELAAKLSNEAMNAMKDDSELVSILQTMIKRSY; via the coding sequence ATGCATAGAGTAGAAGACGAAATAGCAAGATTGATTAAAGAGATAGATTATGATGAAGTTACTCGTCTTTTTGAGATGTTATCTGGCGGAAAAAGACTTCGGGCAAAGTTGATTTTAAAGATTGCAAGCAGTTCTCCTCAAGCTCCTCTTTTAGCTGCTATTGTAGAACTTATTCATGCTGCCAGCCTACTGCATGATGATGTCATTGATGAATCTAACCTTAGACGTGGAATCCCTTCTGTTAATGCTACAGACGGTAGTAAAACAGCTGTTATGCTAGGTGATATTCTATACTCGAAAGCTTTTACTGAATTGGTTTCATTTGACAAAGATGTTGCTAGGGTAATAGCATCTTCAGTAACCGCTCTTTCTAAGGGTGAGATGATGGATGTTAAGATGGCAGATGAGTTCAATTCTGATGAAGAGACATATCTTGACATGTTATATCTCAAGACTGCTACCTTAATAGAGGCTGCATCTGAAGCCAGTGCTATTCTAGTTGGAAAAGATGCTTCTTCTCATGCACTTTATGGGAGAAACCTTGGACTCTCTTTTCAAATTATTGATGATATTTTAGATATTACAGCAGATGCGGCAACCATAGGAAAACCTGCGATGAATGATTATGTCGAAGGTAAATGCACACTTCCGTACATATACTTGTATAAACTCTTAGATGCTGGGGATAAAAAACGGTTAATATCTCTTCATGCACAACCTCTGAACGAGGAAGATACCACTTGGATTAAAATGAAGATGAGTGAGCATAAAACAATAGAAAAATCATTTGAATTGGCTGCAAAACTTTCAAATGAAGCTATGAATGCCATGAAAGATGACTCCGAATTGGTCTCAATACTACAAACTATGATAAAAAGAAGTTACTGA
- a CDS encoding DUF2018 family protein, which yields MKYSALFEDEDDVFLGSPESKLMDIVFTANNDVVRFDLANFIKKRAAMELVLNEHFGDDFDDKVKMLMVTNRDEVESKMKSLCIELMGEIVSKSE from the coding sequence ATGAAATATAGTGCACTATTTGAAGATGAAGATGATGTATTTTTAGGTTCTCCAGAGAGTAAACTTATGGATATCGTATTTACGGCTAATAACGATGTTGTTAGATTTGATTTAGCAAATTTTATTAAAAAAAGAGCTGCCATGGAATTGGTACTAAATGAGCATTTTGGTGATGACTTTGATGATAAAGTTAAAATGCTAATGGTTACAAATCGTGATGAAGTAGAAAGTAAAATGAAAAGTTTATGTATTGAACTTATGGGTGAAATAGTTTCAAAAAGTGAATAA
- the hemA gene encoding glutamyl-tRNA reductase: MHYLNISFSHKNSTMEIREKLSYSDQYHLNACLTKLHNHEAINEVMLISTCNRMEVFASCNDVRSATEHVFAMLSEHSEISVDELEGRADVFDDSSAIHHLFAVASSLDSIVVGETQIAGQIKDAFRYAGDHNFGGKKLARAVHHAFKCAAKVRNVTDISSKPVSIASVAVSLLKSVLKDIDGKKALIIGVGEMSEITAKHLLSSGADVYVMNRTKEHADGFAEANGTKVLDYSELPTAVNEFEILFTATSAPKAIITDEIIKPCDFDRYWFDMALPRDISCHKDERINLYVIDDLKNIVDENMSAREDSARMAHGIVGRSTVEFFELLDTLDVEPIIKEIYSKAFEAANAESDRVINSGYIPKEYSDQVRKMGEQVIKRFLHDMTYKMRNNSDESKSDTMAGAMLSSMKKHTCEAPHGHACQFFVKGKINEKK; the protein is encoded by the coding sequence ATGCACTATTTAAATATAAGTTTTTCACATAAAAATTCAACTATGGAGATTAGAGAAAAGTTATCTTACTCTGATCAATATCATTTAAATGCATGCTTAACAAAGCTACATAATCATGAAGCTATAAATGAAGTTATGCTTATATCTACATGTAATAGGATGGAAGTGTTTGCTAGCTGCAATGATGTGAGATCAGCTACAGAACATGTCTTCGCAATGCTAAGTGAACACTCAGAAATAAGTGTAGATGAGCTTGAGGGGCGTGCCGATGTATTTGATGACAGTAGCGCTATACATCATCTATTTGCAGTTGCATCTTCTCTTGACTCTATTGTAGTTGGTGAGACGCAGATCGCAGGTCAAATAAAAGATGCATTTAGATACGCAGGGGATCATAATTTTGGTGGTAAAAAACTGGCACGTGCAGTTCATCATGCTTTTAAGTGTGCAGCAAAAGTTAGAAATGTAACAGATATTTCTTCTAAGCCTGTCTCCATAGCAAGTGTTGCAGTATCACTGCTAAAGTCTGTTTTGAAAGATATAGATGGCAAAAAAGCACTAATAATTGGTGTAGGAGAGATGTCGGAAATAACTGCCAAGCATTTGCTCTCAAGTGGTGCAGATGTATATGTTATGAATAGAACTAAAGAACACGCAGATGGTTTTGCAGAGGCTAATGGCACTAAAGTTTTAGACTATAGTGAATTGCCAACTGCAGTAAACGAGTTTGAAATTTTATTTACTGCAACATCAGCACCTAAAGCTATTATTACAGATGAGATAATAAAACCTTGCGATTTTGATAGATATTGGTTTGATATGGCATTGCCTCGTGATATTAGTTGCCATAAAGATGAACGAATTAATTTATATGTTATAGACGATTTAAAAAATATTGTTGATGAAAATATGAGTGCTAGAGAAGATAGCGCAAGAATGGCCCATGGGATTGTTGGAAGAAGTACTGTTGAATTCTTTGAATTACTAGATACTCTTGATGTTGAACCAATTATAAAAGAGATATATAGTAAAGCTTTTGAAGCTGCTAATGCGGAGAGTGACAGAGTTATAAATAGTGGCTATATTCCAAAAGAGTATTCTGATCAAGTTCGTAAAATGGGGGAACAGGTAATAAAAAGATTTTTGCATGATATGACATATAAGATGAGAAATAATTCTGACGAGTCAAAGTCAGATACAATGGCTGGTGCAATGCTATCTAGTATGAAAAAGCATACTTGTGAAGCCCCACATGGTCATGCCTGTCAATTTTTTGTTAAAGGAAAGATAAATGAGAAGAAGTAG
- the hemC gene encoding hydroxymethylbilane synthase translates to MKKLTIATRVSDLALWQAYHIKDRIEASYPDITVELNKIVSNGDKVLDKPLALIGGKGHFTKELEDEMLAGNADIAVHSLKDVPTYIPKGLELVAVTQRQDQSDVFLSHKYESLEKLPQGAVVGTTSLRRRMQLLKQRPDLKVKDLRGNVNTRLRKLGEAQYDAIILAWIGLNRLDLLKDIPYTQKLSLDMMIPPMGQAALGIEIVCGDDKIREIAMSLNDEDTLICTKIERDFISKIGAGCSAPVACNAVKNKDEITFRVMLGFPNGTNIMNEKVVLHVDESKNLGFEMAKKMIDNGALELLKKAEETAFKDEMPQRL, encoded by the coding sequence ATGAAAAAATTAACAATAGCAACAAGAGTCTCTGATTTAGCACTTTGGCAGGCGTATCATATTAAAGATAGAATAGAAGCATCTTATCCTGATATAACAGTTGAGTTAAATAAAATTGTGAGTAATGGGGATAAAGTTTTAGACAAGCCGCTAGCTTTGATTGGCGGAAAAGGTCATTTTACAAAAGAGCTTGAAGATGAGATGCTAGCAGGCAACGCAGACATAGCAGTACATAGTCTAAAAGATGTTCCGACATATATACCAAAAGGTCTAGAATTGGTAGCTGTTACTCAAAGACAAGACCAAAGTGATGTCTTTTTATCACACAAGTATGAATCTCTTGAGAAGTTGCCCCAAGGTGCAGTAGTTGGAACGACAAGCCTGAGAAGAAGAATGCAACTTTTGAAACAACGACCAGACTTAAAAGTAAAAGATTTAAGAGGTAATGTAAATACAAGACTTAGAAAACTAGGTGAAGCTCAATATGATGCGATTATATTGGCTTGGATAGGACTTAATAGACTAGATTTGCTTAAAGATATTCCATACACGCAAAAACTCTCACTTGATATGATGATACCTCCGATGGGGCAAGCAGCACTTGGAATTGAGATAGTCTGTGGAGATGATAAAATTCGTGAGATAGCTATGAGTCTAAACGATGAAGACACTCTTATCTGTACAAAAATAGAGAGAGATTTTATTAGTAAAATTGGAGCAGGGTGTTCAGCACCTGTTGCATGTAACGCGGTAAAAAACAAAGACGAAATAACTTTTAGAGTTATGCTTGGTTTTCCTAATGGAACAAATATTATGAATGAAAAAGTAGTGTTACATGTAGATGAATCCAAAAATCTGGGTTTTGAGATGGCAAAAAAAATGATAGATAATGGCGCACTAGAACTATTGAAAAAAGCAGAAGAAACAGCATTTAAAGATGAAATGCCACAAAGATTATAA
- a CDS encoding cytochrome C has translation MSKFSVLLLSIFVFTSLTSSAAVYKGQREFVKKCVKCHKGGQAFIATKKKREWKKLMANKGEKLAEIHLQSENTKAKHSVKYFNDKKYKKKVKHLQHFLVEYAKDSGNVPACD, from the coding sequence ATGAGCAAGTTTTCTGTCCTTTTACTGTCTATATTTGTTTTTACGTCGCTTACTTCTAGTGCGGCTGTATATAAAGGTCAAAGAGAGTTTGTGAAAAAATGCGTGAAGTGCCACAAGGGTGGACAGGCGTTTATTGCTACTAAGAAAAAAAGAGAATGGAAAAAGTTGATGGCAAATAAAGGTGAAAAGTTGGCAGAAATTCATCTGCAAAGCGAAAACACAAAAGCCAAACACTCTGTAAAATATTTTAATGATAAAAAATATAAGAAAAAAGTTAAACATTTACAACATTTTTTAGTTGAATATGCAAAAGACAGTGGTAATGTACCTGCATGTGATTAA
- a CDS encoding menaquinone biosynthesis decarboxylase, translated as MKKTIELLKKNDELKIIDLELDIYLEIPHIAYAEVKKKDGGKALLFTNVVDKKSGVKFDEPVFMNVFGSYRRCELLFGRTIESVADEITKLLHMKPPSSFMDKVSMASELFSLKNIFPKRLKGEGACQKVKYLEDDIDLYKLPVLTTWEQDGGPFITMGQVYTQSLDGDMVNLGMYRLQVYDKNHLGMHWQIHKDSSHFFDQYQKAGKKMPVSIAIGGDPLYTWCATAPLPYGVNELLMYGLITKTPAKLVKSITTPLYIPADVDYVIEGWVDTQELKVEGPFGDHTGYYTLEEPYPVMEVYAITTKKDKVFLATVVGKPPLEDKYMGWATGKIFFPLLKTTVPALVDYHMPENAGFHNLILAKMQPQYKGHAKQFMHAFWGAGQMSFVKHAIFLDENAPKLDNYGALTSYILDRFTPKSLFISEGILDALDHSSPETLVGGKLGIDSTAANRVEAPQLLGDEELLKRVKEVIPDAVNLHQFMRRTKNPITVISVNKTKNAKEYFNALVGLSTNIRIVVFVDEKKNDIFNAYMLIWRVSNNIDALRDIFISGLMVGVDGTNKNMLDGFSREWPDDVDCTPSVVELLKQKGVWDLDDKTYEKFQL; from the coding sequence ATGAAAAAAACGATAGAACTTTTAAAAAAAAACGATGAACTAAAAATTATTGATTTAGAGCTAGATATATATTTAGAGATTCCTCATATTGCCTATGCAGAGGTAAAGAAAAAGGATGGCGGTAAAGCCCTTCTTTTTACAAATGTTGTAGATAAAAAAAGCGGTGTAAAATTTGATGAGCCGGTATTTATGAATGTATTTGGCTCTTATAGACGCTGTGAGCTACTTTTTGGCAGAACTATTGAGTCTGTAGCTGATGAGATAACTAAACTTCTCCATATGAAACCACCATCTAGTTTTATGGACAAAGTCTCAATGGCAAGTGAGCTTTTTTCACTAAAAAATATTTTTCCAAAACGTTTAAAAGGTGAGGGTGCTTGTCAGAAAGTTAAGTATCTCGAAGATGATATAGACCTTTATAAATTGCCTGTATTAACTACTTGGGAACAAGACGGTGGCCCTTTTATTACTATGGGGCAAGTATATACGCAAAGTTTAGATGGTGATATGGTAAATCTTGGAATGTATAGACTTCAGGTTTATGATAAAAATCATTTAGGAATGCATTGGCAAATTCACAAAGACTCTTCACACTTTTTTGATCAGTATCAAAAAGCTGGCAAAAAGATGCCTGTTAGTATAGCTATTGGTGGCGATCCACTATACACTTGGTGTGCGACAGCTCCTCTTCCATATGGTGTTAATGAGTTGCTTATGTATGGTCTGATTACTAAAACTCCAGCAAAGCTTGTTAAATCTATAACAACACCTCTTTATATACCTGCTGATGTTGATTATGTGATTGAAGGTTGGGTAGATACGCAAGAGCTTAAAGTAGAGGGTCCGTTTGGTGACCATACTGGTTACTATACGCTAGAAGAGCCTTATCCTGTCATGGAAGTCTATGCAATTACAACTAAAAAAGATAAGGTATTTTTGGCAACAGTAGTTGGTAAGCCACCTTTAGAAGATAAATATATGGGTTGGGCTACTGGCAAGATTTTTTTCCCGCTTTTAAAGACTACCGTACCTGCATTAGTTGATTATCATATGCCTGAAAATGCAGGTTTTCATAATCTGATTTTGGCAAAAATGCAACCACAGTATAAGGGTCATGCAAAACAGTTTATGCACGCTTTTTGGGGTGCAGGTCAGATGAGCTTTGTTAAGCATGCAATCTTTTTGGATGAAAATGCTCCAAAGCTAGATAATTATGGAGCGCTAACTTCATATATCCTAGACAGGTTTACCCCAAAATCACTTTTTATATCTGAAGGAATTTTAGATGCACTTGATCACTCTTCACCTGAAACGCTTGTTGGTGGAAAACTAGGCATTGATTCAACAGCTGCTAATAGAGTGGAAGCCCCACAACTTTTGGGTGATGAAGAGTTACTAAAAAGAGTTAAAGAGGTGATTCCAGATGCTGTGAATCTTCACCAATTTATGAGAAGAACAAAAAATCCTATTACAGTTATATCTGTAAATAAAACAAAAAATGCTAAAGAGTATTTTAACGCTCTTGTAGGCTTGAGCACAAATATTAGAATTGTTGTTTTTGTTGATGAGAAAAAGAATGACATATTTAATGCTTACATGCTAATCTGGAGAGTTTCAAATAATATTGATGCCCTTAGAGATATATTTATATCTGGACTAATGGTTGGGGTAGATGGAACTAATAAAAATATGTTAGATGGATTCAGCAGAGAATGGCCAGATGATGTTGATTGTACACCAAGTGTTGTGGAGTTATTAAAGCAAAAGGGTGTCTGGGATTTAGATGACAAAACGTATGAAAAGTTTCAATTATAA
- the proS gene encoding proline--tRNA ligase, with translation MRRSRAFIPTTKEAPSDATLPSHQFLVRGGFINQQGAGLYNFMPLGKIVLEKIRNIVKEELDNAGCNEVQLSFVTPISLWERSGRADTMGKEMLRISDRHQNDFVLSPTNEEAMVELVKNRVTSYKDLPINLYQINTKFRDEARPRYGLLRGREFLMKDGYSFHASQEDMIREFNLMEVTYKKIFTRLGLDFRVVEADSGAIGGTGSKEFHVLADSGEDTIVVCKSCDYGANIETIFTNEEEIDALNEKSYEELQTQELSDKCVCGGELNFKKGIEVGHIFQLGDKYSSALEANFSDENGKPKPFEMATFGIGVSRLVAAVIEQNHDENGCIWTKETAPYIVNIMISNIKDEAQNTLGEELYLKLLGENVEVMLDDRKERFGFKMKDAELIGFPYTVIIGKELDNGHVQVYNRKTQEKTSINTGDIYKHIMGLI, from the coding sequence ATGAGAAGAAGTAGAGCGTTTATACCAACAACAAAAGAAGCTCCTTCTGATGCAACTTTGCCATCACACCAGTTTTTGGTGCGAGGCGGTTTTATAAACCAGCAAGGTGCTGGACTTTATAACTTTATGCCATTAGGAAAGATTGTATTAGAAAAGATTAGAAATATTGTAAAAGAGGAGTTGGATAACGCCGGTTGCAATGAAGTACAACTTAGTTTTGTAACGCCTATTAGTTTATGGGAGAGAAGCGGTCGTGCTGATACTATGGGAAAAGAGATGCTTCGCATTTCTGATAGACACCAAAATGATTTTGTACTAAGCCCTACAAATGAAGAAGCTATGGTAGAGTTAGTTAAAAATAGAGTAACTAGCTATAAAGACTTACCTATCAACTTATACCAAATTAATACTAAATTTCGTGATGAAGCAAGACCTAGATATGGACTTTTACGTGGTCGTGAGTTTTTAATGAAAGATGGATACTCTTTTCACGCATCACAAGAAGATATGATTAGAGAATTTAACTTGATGGAAGTGACTTATAAAAAGATTTTTACAAGACTTGGACTTGATTTTAGAGTAGTAGAGGCTGATAGCGGAGCTATTGGAGGAACTGGAAGTAAAGAGTTCCATGTTTTAGCTGATAGTGGTGAAGATACTATAGTTGTTTGTAAAAGTTGTGATTACGGCGCAAACATAGAGACTATCTTTACAAATGAAGAAGAGATTGATGCTTTAAATGAGAAATCGTATGAAGAGTTACAAACACAAGAACTAAGTGATAAATGTGTTTGCGGTGGAGAACTTAACTTTAAAAAAGGTATTGAAGTTGGACACATTTTCCAACTTGGAGATAAATACTCAAGTGCTTTAGAAGCAAACTTTAGTGATGAAAATGGAAAACCAAAACCTTTTGAGATGGCAACATTTGGTATAGGGGTAAGTAGACTGGTTGCTGCGGTTATAGAGCAAAATCATGATGAAAACGGTTGTATCTGGACAAAAGAGACAGCTCCATATATAGTAAATATTATGATTTCTAATATTAAGGATGAAGCACAAAATACGCTTGGAGAAGAGTTATACTTGAAACTTTTAGGTGAAAATGTTGAAGTTATGCTTGATGACAGAAAAGAGAGATTTGGCTTCAAAATGAAAGATGCAGAACTTATTGGTTTCCCATATACTGTAATTATTGGAAAAGAGTTGGACAATGGACATGTTCAAGTCTACAATAGAAAAACGCAAGAGAAAACTTCAATTAATACGGGTGATATTTATAAGCATATTATGGGATTAATATAA
- a CDS encoding DsbA family protein, with translation MLKLLAITVLLSSILEAGSASEKVEDFLKNNFSNNPSLESVNVRVINEVIVKQREEWTAYFVELDAVVKKDKRKVTQKMVWFSDGNVITKELYDIESSSNVGDLVSLPFKDEYYSKENLIYGDSNAKHKVVIFSDPLCPFCRSYVPEAINYMKKYPKKFAIYYYHFPLPSLHPAAVELVKAAVALELKGEKNVLLSLYKVEVDPREKSVDVILEKFNKTMNSNINKSDLLSKKVSQHIEHDLKVADLVMVRGTPTIFFDGDMDRTKNKYKEAK, from the coding sequence ATGTTGAAATTATTAGCGATAACAGTTCTATTAAGTAGTATATTAGAAGCAGGTTCTGCAAGTGAAAAAGTTGAGGATTTTTTAAAAAATAATTTTAGCAATAATCCAAGCTTAGAGTCGGTAAACGTTAGAGTCATAAATGAGGTTATCGTAAAACAAAGAGAAGAGTGGACGGCATATTTTGTTGAGTTGGATGCAGTAGTTAAAAAAGATAAACGAAAAGTTACTCAAAAAATGGTTTGGTTTTCTGATGGCAATGTGATAACAAAAGAGTTGTATGATATTGAAAGTAGTAGCAATGTCGGTGACTTGGTTTCATTGCCATTTAAAGATGAATATTACAGCAAAGAGAACTTGATTTATGGCGATAGCAATGCTAAGCATAAGGTAGTTATTTTTTCAGATCCGTTATGCCCATTTTGTAGGAGTTATGTACCAGAGGCAATTAACTATATGAAAAAATATCCAAAAAAGTTTGCAATATATTATTACCATTTTCCACTTCCGTCACTTCATCCGGCAGCTGTAGAGCTGGTTAAAGCAGCTGTAGCTCTTGAACTTAAAGGTGAAAAAAATGTGCTTCTTAGCCTTTACAAAGTAGAAGTTGATCCAAGAGAAAAATCAGTTGATGTAATATTGGAAAAATTCAATAAAACAATGAATTCAAACATAAATAAGTCAGATTTGCTCTCAAAAAAAGTTTCACAGCATATAGAACATGATTTAAAAGTGGCCGACCTTGTAATGGTCAGAGGAACACCAACAATATTTTTTGATGGCGATATGGATAGAACTAAAAATAAATATAAAGAAGCTAAATAG